ACGTCGACGTCCTCCTGGACGGCGGCCTGGACGATTTCGTCGGGGGCTTTGTGCAGCCCCGAGTAGATGACCTCGAAGCCGGCGTCCCGGAACGCGCGCGCGACGACGTGAGCGCCGCGGTCGTGACCGTCGAGACCGACTTTGGCGACGAGACACCGAATCGACTCCGCTTCCTGTTCACTGCTCATACCCCCTCCTTCTGGGGCCGACTGTTTGACTTTAACGGACATTATTGAGGAATACGGCGGTCGGCATACGCCGCGTCGTCAGCCGCTCGCGACGGCGCTCCCGCTCGGTTCGTCGACGGGTGTTCCACGACGCTCTCGGACCGAGTCCGTCGTACGAACGAAAAACGGAGGGGCGAAAGCCGCGGTCGAACTGGATTGCCGAGCAGCCCGACGGCGGTATCGAGTCAGCCGCGTATCGGGTCGGCGCTGCCGTCCGCACGGATCGGCAGGATCGTCGCATCGTCGGCCGCTTCCACGGTAAGGCCGTCCGTAGCGAGGTCCTGCAGCGTCGACACGGAGTACCGATACGATCCCGGGTCGGTGTCCGCATCGATCTCGTGGGTGAGCGAGACGACCGCGGACTCCCCGCCCTCGAGCGCGACCGTCGCTGCCGAGTCGATACCGACCGATTCGCGTCGGTCGGCCGGTGACTGCTCGTCGGTCTCGAGCGCCGGCGACGTCACGTTCCAGAAGAGGTAGACGTCCTGCTCGTCGGCTTCGTCGCCGGTGTTGGTGATCGTCGCGTCGACCGTGATCGCGTCACCCGCATTGGCGGCGGCCGGCCCGTCGACATCGCTCACGGCGAAGTACGCGGGTTCGGGCTCGCCGGCCTCTGATTCCTCGATCGTGATGGTCGTCGACGCCACCTCGTCGGCGGAGACGCCGTGTTCGTACTCGCCCGGCTCGTCGTCCTCGGGAATCTCGTAGGTGAACTCGACCGTCGTCGACTCGCCGCCGTCGAGGGTGACGGTCTCCGACAGTTCGGGCCGATAGTCGACGACGTCCGTTCCGAAGTCGGTTCCCGGCGGGAAGTAGAACGCCGTTCGGGTGTCCGTCCGGTCACCGGTGTTGGTGATCGTCGCGTTGACCACGATCGTTTCCCCCTGCGTGGCCGTCTCGGGGGCCTCGAGATCGCTGACTTCGAAGTACGTGCCGAGCGTGAGGTTCGCCGTCGCCGTCGCGCCCGGTTCGACGTCGACGAACTCGATGGTCGAGTCGTCGTAGCCGTCGGCGGCCGCGCGGAGCGCGTACCGCCCGGGTGCCAGCCCGTCGATCTCGTAGGAGCCGTTTTCGTCGGTCGTCACGCTGAACGCGCCGCCGTCGGCGTCGGCGACGGTCGCGTCGGCGATCGGAACGCCGGCGGCGTTCGTGACGTAGCCGTCGATCGTACCGGGAGTGCGTTCGATCTCGAAGTCGACGCCGGTGACGTGTTCACCGGGAGCGACCGTGACGATCTTCTCGGGCCGGTAGCCGGGCGGCGTGTCTGCGACGTCGACGACGTACGTGCCCGCCGAGACGTCCGTGAGCGCGTACGTTCCGTTCGCGTCGGTCGTCGCCTCGAAAACCTCGCCATCGTCGTTCTCGGCGGCGACCGTGACGTTCGCGACGGGAGTTCCGTCGTCACTCGCGGTCACCTGCCCGCTCATCGTCGCCGCGGTAGCGCGGAGTTCGACGTGCTTCGTGACGGTCTCGTTTTCGAGGACCGTCACGGTGTCCGTCACCGCCTCGTAGCCAGTCGCAGCGACCGTGAGGGTGTACTCCCCGGCCGGAACGTCCTCGACGGCGTACGTTCCGTCCGCGTCCGTTACGCCGACGTACGTTTCGTCGTCCCGCTCGAGTTCGACGGTCGCGTTGGCGACCGGCGATCCGGTCGTATCGTCGGACACCGTGCCGGCGACGGTGCCCAACTGCGCACCGAGTGCAAACGGTGTGCGCACCGCGTCGTCCTCGCTTTCGACCGCGTGAGCCCACTCGAGTTCGGGATCGAGATCCTCGAGCACGGCGGAGAACTCGACAGTCGACGACTCGCCCGGATCGAGCGATACCTCGGTCGTCGTGCGCTCGACGCTCGCTTCGAGGGGGTCGTCGACGTACGTGACCGCGTTCGCGAGGATCGCGTTGGCGTCGTCGGTGAAGTCCCCGTCCGCGACGAACTGCGTCCGTCCGAACGAGGCCAGCAGAACGTGGTCGCCGTCCTGGCCGACGCCGACCGCGGCACCGTCGGGGCTGCCGGCACCGACGTCCGCGATTGCGTCACCGCTGTAGTCGTCGAACCAGGCGCGGTCGGCGAAGGTGGCGTCGTGGATTTCGACCGACTCGCCTTCGTCCGCGATGCCGTCGAACAGGGCGTGGTCGGCCGTGATATCGAGTTCGACCGGCGGTGAACCGGAGTCGGCGATGTCGACGGCCGCGGGGTCGCCGGTTACATCGGAGCGATCGGTAATCGCGGTCGAATCGGCGCCCCAGTTCTCGAGGAAGACGACGGCCTGGTCGTCCGCGAGGGTGTCGAGGAACGCCTCGACGTCGGCGTCACCGAAGTCGTTGACGACGAAAACGTCGTACGCGTCGACCGATGCGAGCAGTTCGTCCGCTCCGAGCGGACTCACGTTGTACGAGTCGTCGAGTTCGCCTTGCAGGGTCGCGGAGAGCTCGTCGGCAGCATCGGCGAGGTCGTCCCGGTCGCCGTCGACGTTCCGATCGTCGAGGGCGGCCCGGACCGACTCCGTACCGGCCTTGCTGTCGACGACTGCGACCTCGGTGCGCTCCCGGACGACGTCGTACGTTACCCGTTGCGTGCCCGGCGCATCGCCGGTGTTCTCGACGCCGGCAGTGACGGTGTAGGCATCACCGGGCTCGAGCCGATCGGGCGCGTCGGCGATCTCGACGTCGAAGAAGGGCTCGAGGATCGTTATATTGCCGGTTGCAGCGTCGTCGTCGGTGAAGACGCCGTGTTCGTAGGTGCCCGCGGAGACGTTCTCCGTGTCGGCCGCGAACGAGACGGTCGTCTCCGCGCCGGGTGCAAGCGTGACGGACTCCTCGAGCAGCGTCTCGTCGAGGTCGCCAAAGCGGTACTCGACGGACTGAGTGTCCTCGACGTTGCCCACGTTCTCGACGGTCGCGTTGATGGTGACGTTCTCGCCGCTGTTGGCCTCGTCGGGCGCGTCGAGAGACGAGACGTCGAACTGCGAGGCCAGGTACGTGAACTCCTCGGTCGCCTCGTCGTCCTCGGTGGTGACGGTGACCGCGTACGCTCCGCTCCGGAGGTCGTCGGTGTCGACCTCGAACGTGATCGTCGTTTCGGACGGGGAGCCGATCGGCTCGTCGACGCCTTCAGGGGCCATATCGACGACCTCGGTCGCGACGGTCTCGCCGTCGCCCGGCTCGGCCGGATCGTCGCTCAGCTGGAGGGAGACTTTCTGGACCGCACCCTCCTCACCGGGGTTGGTGAGGTCGACGGTGACCTCGAGCGGCTCGCCTTTGTCGACGTTGTCGGGAACGTCGAAGCCGGTCACCGCGATCTCGCCCTCGTCGAGCGACCCCAGTACCTTGCGCTGGAGCAGGTTCAGATCGGTCGTCGTAACCTCGCCGTCGCGGTTCAGATCGCCGAGATCCTCGCTGAAGGGCTCGGGGGTTTTGTCCTGCAGGTACTGCTGTGTCAGCCGAACGTCCCGGACCGTGAGCGACTCGTCCCGGTCGACGTCGCCGAGCTCGTACTCGAGCGCAGCGCCACCGACCTCGGCGACCGCGGCGCGGACGTCGATGATACCGTGACCGTACCGGACGTCCTTCTCGTCTGGCGCGTCCGCGGGTTTCCAGGCCGTCTCCTCGAGGGTGGACTCGATCTCCTCGTCGGAGAGGTCGTCGTTCGCCGAGAGCATGAGTGCGATGGCACCCGACACGTGCGGGGCCGCCATCGATGTCCCCGAGTATCGCTCGTGTCCGCCGCCGGGTACTGCGCTGAGGACGTCCGCACCCGGTGCGGAGACGTCCGGCTTGACCCACTCGTCGGGCCATTCGGGGTCCGGCTCCTCCCAGTTGTCGGCCGCGACCGTGCCGCCGCTCGAGAAGTCGGCGATGGTACCGGCCTCGTTGGAGGCACCGATGCTGAACGAGTCGTAGATGTTCGCGGGCGAACCGACACAGCCCTCGCCGGAGTTCCCCGCGGAGGTGACCGCGACGACGCCGACGTCGTTGGCGTTCTGTATCGCGGGGATCCAGGCATCCTGGTACACCGGTCCGAAGGGCCCACAGCCCGCGCCGAAGCTCATGCTGACGACGTCGGTGTCCATCTCCTCGATGACGTACTCGAAGCCGGCGATGGGGTCGGAGTTGGCGCTCGATCCGCCGGGCAACACGAGCGCGTGCTGGAGGTCGACGTCGGGGGCGACGCCGTACGCGGGAGTCTCGTTGTCGTCGGGAGCGGCGGCACCGATCGTTCCGCCGACGTGGGTCCCGTGCGACTGGGTGTCATGTGGTTCGGAGCCCTCGACGGGCTCGCCGTCCGGGCCGATCTCGACCCAGCCGCCGGGGTAGGTCGGATCGTCCTCGTCCTCCGTGTAGAGGTCGAGGTCGGGATGACTGACGTCGAAGCCGGTGTCGAGGACGGCGACTTTCACGTCCTCGCCCGTGGCATCGAACTCGTCCCACGTTTCAGTGGCGTTGATCTGCTCGAGCCCGTAGGTGAACTCGTCGGAATCGGGCTCCGCGGCCGGCCGGGCGGCCGTGTCCGGCACGCGATACTCCGGTTTCGCCGTGATCGATCGGACGCCGTCGATCGTCGCCAGCTCCGATGCGGTGACCGATGTCGTGTCGATCGACGCACGAACGGTGTTCGTAATCCAGTAGCTGTTGATCACCTCGACACCGCTGCGGGCACCGAGTTGTCGTTTGGCCGTCGCCTGTGACGACTCGGCGTGGTCCTTGAGTTGGGCGATCGCCCGCTCGCGATCGGCGCTGAGCGCGCCGTCGTACTGATCGAAGGTGAGATAGACCTCCGTGGTCCCGTTTGCGTCCTCGATCGCCGGATCGATCGTCGGCGCTGCGGTGTCCGTCTCGAGTGATTGCGCGTCGATACCGTCGGTTGCGACCGCGGTTCCTGCTAACCCGCTCCCGGTGATCGCGACGAGCGACACTACCAGCAGTAGCGACAGCAGGGCGGCCGTAATCCGTTCTCGCGTATCTGTCATTTATGTCATTTCTAATTAGCTTTCTTTCCCACACACAGCGTGTGTAACCCGGTCCTTCCAAATTCCTATTTAGAGATTGTTATTTCACACCAGTTGATCACATAATGCACAATGAATTAACTCACTAATATAACTATTGGTAAGCCGTTGTAGTAATTGCTCTCGCCCATTTCGGGTGCGGAGCAGACGAATCGTCGTCGAGAAGAGACCGACCAAGCGAGCGGTTTGGAGGCACGGAACGGACCGGCGGCCGCTTACTTGTCCGGCATCGTGACTGTCACGACGGTCCGAAACCGGTACGAACCAAAGGCTAAAGAACGAAACGACCGAACATTCGGATAATGACTATCGTTCGTCTATTGCGGAGGGATCTATCGTGGGCGTTGAAATAAAAGAAAACCGGGTCGCCGACGCCGAATTCGAGGAGATGAAAGGGTTCGTCTTCGAATACCTCGCGGCCAGCGTGGAGAAGGAAGAGGAGGGTGGCCGCATGCGCTGGTATCCCTGGCACTCCGCGGAGTACCGGCACAACCACATCCTCAACGTCGTCGATCTCGCCACCGAAATCGCCGAGAAGGAGGGTGCGGACGTCGACGTTACCCGCGTCGCCGCCCTCTTTCACGACGTCGCCAAACTCGAAACCGACCAGGAACTCCACGCCGAGGCCGGCGCTCGCGTCGCCCGCGAGTACCTCGAGTCGCGCGTGGACTACCCGGAATCGTTCATCCAGCAGGTATGTCGCGCCATCGAACACCACTCCTACCAGGGAGACCTGACCGACCTCACGCTGGAGGCCCAGTGTCTCATCGAGGCCGACATGCTCGACAAGGTCGGCGCGAACGGCACCGCACTGATGCTGTTGCGGATGGGGTACGAGGCCCGCACGCACATGGACTGCGACGAGATGGTCGAGCGGGTCCTCGAACGGGGCTACGACGCCGCCTCGCGCGTCCAGAGCGACACCGCCGAGGGGATCGCCCACCAGCGCCTGAAACGCGTCAAGTGGTTCAGCGAGTGGCTCGAGGACGAGATCGCCGCACTCGGCGAGTAGCCGCCGCTCGCGACCGGCCGGCGAGCGGTCCGCGCGAGAACTGCCCCGGAGCGGCCGCTCCATCGCGCCGCTCCGGTGCCAGTCCGTTCCGCGTCGGGAACAGTCGAGGACCGCCGTCGCCGCCCGAACGCGGGTGCCGTTCAGACGATCCGTAGCGTCCCCATCGCGAGAAAGAGCAGTCCGAACCCGACGAGGACGACGGCGCTCAGCGCGGCCACTGCCGGTGCGAACGCGTCGACCCGCCGTCCCGCCGCGGCGAGCGCCGCCGGATAGGCGACGATCCACAGGCCGATCCCCCCGAAGAACCCGACCAGCAGCGCCGGGGAGCCGGTCTGGACGACCAGTGCACCCTCGAGCGCCCGTCCCACCAGCGGGGCGTGTGCGAGCACGTCGAGCGTTCCGGGCTCGAGCAGGCCGACGCCGACGGTGAGCCAGAAGCCGATCTGGTAGGGGTTGGTTAGCGAGAGGACGAACGTCTTCCGGAACCCCGTGGTGGCGGCCCGCCCGGCGTCGGTAAACGAGGTGGCGGCCCGGGCCTCGTGGATCGCGCCGACCGCGAAGTACAGCATGAGACCGCCGCCGGCCAGGTAGAGCGCGGGCCGAACGGCCGGGACGCGGTCGATCACGGCGACGATACCCGCCAGCGTGAGTCCGAAGAAAATCGCGTCCGCCAGCATCGCACCGAGACCGGCCCGGAAGCCGGCTGGCCAGCCGCGGACCACGCTCTCTTCGGCGATGATCGCGTTCATCGGCCCCGGCGGTGCCGCGAGCGCGAGTCCGAAGGTTACGCCGGCCAGCGCGGTAACGACGATGGAAGCCACGGTGTCTCGGTCTCGAGTGAGCGAGCGACCGCTAAAAGGGCAGTGAATTCGCCCGCCGCGGTCGAGCGACGGGAATCGGCGGTCGGCCGGTCGGGCAGTTCCCGCCCGACACAGCCGTCCGACCAGTGATGCTTTGCAACGGGGGCCCGTCTATCGGGCTATGGATGGGACTCGAGGAACCGGGCGGTCCGGGTTCTCGATCGACCGTCGGGAACTCCTCGCATCGGCGGCCGGGATGCCAGCGCTGGTCGGTTGTCTGGACGGTGGCGCTGACGACGGCGACGACGGCGACGGCGGGACTGACACCAGTGGCGACGGGGCCGGCGAACCGCCGTTCGAAATCGCCACGATCGACGCGCCCGGAAGCGAGGCCGGAACCGTCCAGATCCCGCAGTCTGGACGGGTCACGTGCTGTAATTTCACTCGGACCCAGTGTCCGACGAGCCGCGGTCTGCTGCCGACGCTCGGCGAGGCGAAGACACGCCTCGAGAACGAGGGCTACGCCGTCGGCGGCGACGATCCCGCGATTCGGTTTCTCTCGGTCACGGACGCCACCAGCGGCCCCTCGCCGTCGGACGACGAACTGGCGGCCTGGTTCGACGAGAACGGTGGCGACTGGCCGCTCGGTCGCGACGAGACCGGGGCCAGTTACGAGTACTACGAGATCGACGGCTACCCCACGACGATCGTCCTCGATGGGGCCGGGGAGAGCCGCTGGCGTAACGCGGGCGACACGACCGCGAGTACCGTCGTCACGGCGGTCGAAACGGCGCTCGAGGAGGGCTGACGATCGGGGATCGGTCGCGGACTGCGGAGTGGCGCGGTTCCGGGGCTCACCCACCGCCGTCGGTCTCGGCCGCTCGATTCGGATACGACTGCGTGCCGCCGCTCGAGCGCCGCGCGACGAGCGTGGCTACCGCGATCGAATCGTCGTCGTCGCCGTCTCCGGTACCGTCCCCGACCGGTCGTCGCCGTTCCTCGTACGAGAGGACCGTCAGATCCAGACACGCCCGCAGCAGGTCGTTCGACCGATAGCGATAGCGGTCGGTCGACGGGCCGGCGACCGGATCGCTCGAGCGGAGGTGGTGCTCGTAAACCAGCACGCCGCCCGGGGTGAGTGCCTCCTTGAGGGCTGGCAGGTGTTCGAGGGCGGCGAAGAAGCCGACCGTGATCACGTCGTAGCGGCCGCGGCCGAGGTCGACCTCGGCCAGGTCGGCGCGGATCCAGTTCGAGTTCGCCGCGACGCCGCGGTCACTGGCCCGCTCGCGAGCGCGCTCGATCGCGGCGTCGGAGATATCGACCGCATCGACGTCGTACCCGTGTTCGGCGAGGAAGAGTGCGTTTCGCCCGGTGCCCGTCGCGACGTCGAGTGCGCGCCCGTCCGGGAACGTCGCGATTCGGCGCTCGAGCGCCGGAATCGGCTCGTCGGCGGGATCGAACGTGCCCTCGTCGTATCGTTCGTTCCATCGCTCGCGGTCGTCGGTCACGGGGACGACGACGGCCGCGAGGCGCTTAAGTCGTACCGTCGGTAAATCGGTGCGTTCGGTTCGCCAACCGATGGTCCGTTTTCTTCGAACCGATCCGTCTTCGTACGGACGTCCGTTCGGACGCTCGCGGCTGGACCGCCCGATCCGCACCGGACCGAACGAACCCGACCGGCTCTCTGACGCCGGTGAAACGACCGTGAGACGGACGCGGGAAGCGACGCCGACGAACGACCGGTGCCGTCCAGAACCGTTTTTATCCTCTCCGACGTAGCCCGTACCATGTCCCCCGCATCCGGTATTCACGGGCTCCTCGAGACGACGAGATCGCGGCTCGAGTCCCAGCCGATCAGCCACTGGGGAGGTCTCCTGATCGCTACGGGGGCGGTCTACGCGGCCGCGAGGACGGCGAGCAGCAACGAACCGCTCTCGGTGGCGGCGAACGGGGTCATCTTCTTCGGGACGGCGTTCGCGACCGTTCGCGTCCTCCTCGGGGCGATAGACGAGGCTGAGACCGTATGAGACGCCGCGAAATCGTCGCCGGCTTCGGCAGCATCGGTGTCCTCGCCGGAGCGACCGGAGTCGCCGTCGGCAAACTGTTCCTGCCCTCGTTCGGCAGCGACTCCACGACGGACGACGGCGACGGCGGCCACTCGGACGGGCCGGTCGACGTCGAGACGATCGACGCTCGAGGGAGCGAGGCCGGTACGGTGACAGTCCCCAACGACGGTATTACGGTCGTCTCGTTCTTCGTCACGGGCTGTGGCCACTGTCAGGCGACGATGCCGCGGCTCGCCGAGGCCCGGTCCCGACTCGTCGAGGACGGCGGGGACGAGCTGACGTTCCTCTCGGTCACCTACCAGTCACTCGATAACAAACCGGCAGACGAGCTCCGCGAGTGGTGGCGCGCCCACAGCGGCAACTGGAACGTCGGCTACGACCCGAACTCGACGCTCGCGGCGCGCTACGGCGTGTACGGCTACCCCGTCACGGTCGTCGTCGACGAGCGGGGCGAGAAACACTGGGACAAGCTCGGCATCATAGAGCCCGCGGACCTCGTCGAGGCCGTCGAATCCGTCCTCGAATCTGCCGACGGCAACGCATCCGAGTCGGCCGACGGCAACGTGTCCGAATCTGCCGCCGACTGACGTCGCGTTACGACGACCCGTTCCCGAACCGAGTGAACAGGCCGGAGATCGAATCCTTCCAAGAGGAGTTGGCGTCCCCGATCGCGGTGATGCCGTCCGGACCGACGAGACAGAGCCGGCCGCTCGCAATCGCGAGTGACGTCGCGCTCGCGACGGACTCCACCGCGAACTCCCACCGGCGGGTGCCGTCGTCGGTCGTCAGGGCGACGACGTGCCCCTCGGCGGTCCCCAGACAGACGGTGTCGTCGATGACGACCGGATCAGTCGTCGTCCCGTCCGTGACGACCCGCCAGCGCTCGGCACCCATCGCCGCGTCGACCGCGTAGACGCTTCCGTCTCCACTGGCAGCGTAGACACACCCGTTCGCGACGGCCGGCGACGCGACGAGACGACCGCCGGTATCGAATCGAAACCGTCGCGAGCCGTCGGCGGCCGAGAGCGCGCGGAGCGTCGTCCCGCAGCCGACGTAGACGGTGCCGTTCGCGACCGCGGGCGACGCGGCGACCGATCCCTCG
The Natrinema salaciae genome window above contains:
- a CDS encoding class I SAM-dependent methyltransferase; amino-acid sequence: MTDDRERWNERYDEGTFDPADEPIPALERRIATFPDGRALDVATGTGRNALFLAEHGYDVDAVDISDAAIERARERASDRGVAANSNWIRADLAEVDLGRGRYDVITVGFFAALEHLPALKEALTPGGVLVYEHHLRSSDPVAGPSTDRYRYRSNDLLRACLDLTVLSYEERRRPVGDGTGDGDDDDSIAVATLVARRSSGGTQSYPNRAAETDGGG
- a CDS encoding LysE family translocator, producing MASIVVTALAGVTFGLALAAPPGPMNAIIAEESVVRGWPAGFRAGLGAMLADAIFFGLTLAGIVAVIDRVPAVRPALYLAGGGLMLYFAVGAIHEARAATSFTDAGRAATTGFRKTFVLSLTNPYQIGFWLTVGVGLLEPGTLDVLAHAPLVGRALEGALVVQTGSPALLVGFFGGIGLWIVAYPAALAAAGRRVDAFAPAVAALSAVVLVGFGLLFLAMGTLRIV
- a CDS encoding beta-sandwich domain-containing protein; protein product: MTDTRERITAALLSLLLVVSLVAITGSGLAGTAVATDGIDAQSLETDTAAPTIDPAIEDANGTTEVYLTFDQYDGALSADRERAIAQLKDHAESSQATAKRQLGARSGVEVINSYWITNTVRASIDTTSVTASELATIDGVRSITAKPEYRVPDTAARPAAEPDSDEFTYGLEQINATETWDEFDATGEDVKVAVLDTGFDVSHPDLDLYTEDEDDPTYPGGWVEIGPDGEPVEGSEPHDTQSHGTHVGGTIGAAAPDDNETPAYGVAPDVDLQHALVLPGGSSANSDPIAGFEYVIEEMDTDVVSMSFGAGCGPFGPVYQDAWIPAIQNANDVGVVAVTSAGNSGEGCVGSPANIYDSFSIGASNEAGTIADFSSGGTVAADNWEEPDPEWPDEWVKPDVSAPGADVLSAVPGGGHERYSGTSMAAPHVSGAIALMLSANDDLSDEEIESTLEETAWKPADAPDEKDVRYGHGIIDVRAAVAEVGGAALEYELGDVDRDESLTVRDVRLTQQYLQDKTPEPFSEDLGDLNRDGEVTTTDLNLLQRKVLGSLDEGEIAVTGFDVPDNVDKGEPLEVTVDLTNPGEEGAVQKVSLQLSDDPAEPGDGETVATEVVDMAPEGVDEPIGSPSETTITFEVDTDDLRSGAYAVTVTTEDDEATEEFTYLASQFDVSSLDAPDEANSGENVTINATVENVGNVEDTQSVEYRFGDLDETLLEESVTLAPGAETTVSFAADTENVSAGTYEHGVFTDDDAATGNITILEPFFDVEIADAPDRLEPGDAYTVTAGVENTGDAPGTQRVTYDVVRERTEVAVVDSKAGTESVRAALDDRNVDGDRDDLADAADELSATLQGELDDSYNVSPLGADELLASVDAYDVFVVNDFGDADVEAFLDTLADDQAVVFLENWGADSTAITDRSDVTGDPAAVDIADSGSPPVELDITADHALFDGIADEGESVEIHDATFADRAWFDDYSGDAIADVGAGSPDGAAVGVGQDGDHVLLASFGRTQFVADGDFTDDANAILANAVTYVDDPLEASVERTTTEVSLDPGESSTVEFSAVLEDLDPELEWAHAVESEDDAVRTPFALGAQLGTVAGTVSDDTTGSPVANATVELERDDETYVGVTDADGTYAVEDVPAGEYTLTVAATGYEAVTDTVTVLENETVTKHVELRATAATMSGQVTASDDGTPVANVTVAAENDDGEVFEATTDANGTYALTDVSAGTYVVDVADTPPGYRPEKIVTVAPGEHVTGVDFEIERTPGTIDGYVTNAAGVPIADATVADADGGAFSVTTDENGSYEIDGLAPGRYALRAAADGYDDSTIEFVDVEPGATATANLTLGTYFEVSDLEAPETATQGETIVVNATITNTGDRTDTRTAFYFPPGTDFGTDVVDYRPELSETVTLDGGESTTVEFTYEIPEDDEPGEYEHGVSADEVASTTITIEESEAGEPEPAYFAVSDVDGPAAANAGDAITVDATITNTGDEADEQDVYLFWNVTSPALETDEQSPADRRESVGIDSAATVALEGGESAVVSLTHEIDADTDPGSYRYSVSTLQDLATDGLTVEAADDATILPIRADGSADPIRG
- a CDS encoding TlpA family protein disulfide reductase encodes the protein MRRREIVAGFGSIGVLAGATGVAVGKLFLPSFGSDSTTDDGDGGHSDGPVDVETIDARGSEAGTVTVPNDGITVVSFFVTGCGHCQATMPRLAEARSRLVEDGGDELTFLSVTYQSLDNKPADELREWWRAHSGNWNVGYDPNSTLAARYGVYGYPVTVVVDERGEKHWDKLGIIEPADLVEAVESVLESADGNASESADGNVSESAAD
- a CDS encoding TlpA family protein disulfide reductase, with translation MDGTRGTGRSGFSIDRRELLASAAGMPALVGCLDGGADDGDDGDGGTDTSGDGAGEPPFEIATIDAPGSEAGTVQIPQSGRVTCCNFTRTQCPTSRGLLPTLGEAKTRLENEGYAVGGDDPAIRFLSVTDATSGPSPSDDELAAWFDENGGDWPLGRDETGASYEYYEIDGYPTTIVLDGAGESRWRNAGDTTASTVVTAVETALEEG
- a CDS encoding HD domain-containing protein, whose translation is MGVEIKENRVADAEFEEMKGFVFEYLAASVEKEEEGGRMRWYPWHSAEYRHNHILNVVDLATEIAEKEGADVDVTRVAALFHDVAKLETDQELHAEAGARVAREYLESRVDYPESFIQQVCRAIEHHSYQGDLTDLTLEAQCLIEADMLDKVGANGTALMLLRMGYEARTHMDCDEMVERVLERGYDAASRVQSDTAEGIAHQRLKRVKWFSEWLEDEIAALGE